The following coding sequences are from one Frigoribacterium sp. Leaf415 window:
- a CDS encoding hemolysin family protein — protein sequence MNEWILLAFGLLLTVGTGLFVASEFSLVNLDRSDLEARQSRGEKGLAPTIGALRITSTHLSSAQLGITLTTLLTGYTMEPAISRLISPPLTAVGVPEGVVAVGAPIVSIVVATLLSMIIGELVPKNFALALPLKTAKLVIPFQVLFTTVFKPAVALLNNTANAVLRAMGIEPKEELSGARTAEELSSLVRRSATEGSLDRDTATLLARTLVFSDHTASDVMTPRPRLSTVARGDSAETVLELARRTGYSRFPVTDDGIDDVVGLVHVKQAVSVPREKRADVPVSALLTDAVRVPETMTLDNLLSEVRGRGYQMAVVVDEYGGTAGVVTLEDLIEELVGEVSDEHDRSRVDVVRSRNWLTFPGLLRPDELLERASVKVPEDGPYETVGGWLMSELGRLPKVGDVVETDDGVFRVERLDGRRIDRIRFTPTPDDVPEVTATEPGRRDGRGRDDRDRSGRRDPKVRPEKARSEKTLPEKALPEKARTGVEDDRRAVRTKEVTR from the coding sequence GTGAACGAGTGGATATTGCTCGCCTTCGGCCTGTTGCTCACCGTCGGCACCGGCCTCTTCGTGGCCAGCGAGTTCTCGCTGGTCAACCTCGACCGGTCCGACCTCGAGGCCCGTCAGTCCCGGGGTGAGAAGGGGCTCGCCCCGACAATCGGCGCTCTGCGCATCACGTCGACCCACCTGTCGAGCGCCCAGCTCGGCATCACGCTGACGACCCTGCTGACCGGCTACACGATGGAGCCCGCGATCTCGCGGCTCATCTCGCCGCCGCTCACCGCGGTCGGCGTGCCCGAGGGGGTCGTCGCGGTCGGTGCCCCGATCGTCTCGATCGTCGTCGCCACCCTGCTGTCGATGATCATCGGCGAGCTCGTGCCCAAGAACTTCGCGCTGGCGTTGCCCCTCAAGACGGCGAAGCTGGTCATCCCGTTCCAGGTGCTGTTCACCACGGTGTTCAAGCCCGCGGTGGCTTTGCTCAACAACACGGCCAACGCCGTGCTGCGCGCCATGGGCATCGAGCCGAAGGAAGAGCTGTCGGGTGCCCGCACGGCCGAAGAGCTCTCGTCGCTCGTGCGCCGCTCGGCGACCGAGGGCAGCCTCGACCGCGACACGGCGACCCTGCTCGCCCGCACGCTCGTCTTCAGCGACCACACCGCCTCCGACGTCATGACCCCGCGGCCCCGTCTGTCGACCGTCGCGCGCGGCGACTCGGCCGAGACCGTCCTCGAGTTGGCTCGACGCACCGGCTACTCGCGGTTCCCGGTGACCGACGACGGCATCGACGACGTCGTGGGCCTCGTCCACGTCAAGCAGGCCGTCTCGGTGCCGCGTGAGAAGCGGGCCGACGTGCCCGTCTCCGCGCTGCTGACCGATGCGGTCCGCGTGCCCGAGACGATGACCCTCGACAACCTGCTGAGCGAGGTGCGCGGTCGCGGCTACCAGATGGCCGTCGTCGTCGACGAGTACGGCGGGACCGCCGGGGTCGTCACACTCGAGGACCTCATCGAAGAGCTGGTCGGCGAGGTCAGCGACGAGCACGACCGCAGCCGGGTCGACGTCGTGCGATCGCGCAACTGGCTGACCTTCCCCGGTCTGCTGCGACCCGACGAGCTGCTCGAGCGTGCCTCGGTAAAGGTGCCCGAGGACGGCCCCTACGAGACCGTCGGCGGCTGGCTGATGAGCGAGCTCGGCCGCCTGCCCAAGGTCGGCGACGTGGTCGAGACCGACGACGGCGTGTTCCGCGTCGAACGGCTCGACGGGCGACGCATCGACCGCATCCGCTTCACGCCCACGCCCGACGACGTGCCCGAGGTCACGGCGACCGAGCCGGGCCGACGCGACGGCCGCGGACGCGACGATCGCGACCGGTCCGGTCGACGCGACCCGAAGGTGCGGCCCGAGAAGGCGCGATCCGAGAAGACGCTGCCCGAGAAGGCGCTGCCCGAGAAGGCGCGCACGGGCGTCGAGGACGACCGTCGCGCGGTCCGCACGAAAGAGGTGACCCGATGA
- a CDS encoding hemolysin family protein, giving the protein MSSDWWGIVWLVVLLAGNAFFVAAEFAVISARRSQIEPKAEAGSRAAKTTLWAMEHATMMLATTQLGITICSLLILNVSEPSIHHLLEGPLGWTGLSPELVSVVGFVITLVLVSFLHVVFGEMVPKNISFSLPDRAALLLAPPLVAIARVLHVVVLALNHSANAVLRAFKVEPKDEATSAYTVDEVATIVAQSQREGMITDATGTVRAAFEFTEKTVAQTAVPMDELVTLPEDATPHDVERAVAQRGFSRYVLVDDGGDPTGYLHLKDVIDLDEDEFADPVPPKRIRQLISIFQGTELEDALATMRRSGVHVARSFDETGATRGVLFLEDILEELIGEVQDATRRR; this is encoded by the coding sequence ATGAGCAGCGACTGGTGGGGCATCGTCTGGCTCGTGGTGCTGCTGGCCGGCAACGCGTTCTTCGTGGCGGCCGAGTTCGCCGTGATCTCGGCTCGCCGGTCGCAGATCGAGCCCAAGGCCGAGGCCGGCAGCCGTGCGGCCAAGACCACGCTCTGGGCCATGGAGCACGCGACGATGATGCTCGCGACGACGCAGCTCGGCATCACGATCTGCTCGTTGCTGATCCTCAACGTGTCCGAGCCGTCGATCCACCACCTGCTCGAGGGGCCGCTCGGGTGGACCGGGCTCAGCCCCGAGCTGGTCAGCGTCGTCGGCTTCGTCATCACCCTCGTGCTCGTGTCGTTCTTGCACGTCGTGTTCGGCGAGATGGTGCCGAAGAACATCTCGTTCTCGCTGCCGGACCGTGCCGCCCTGCTGCTGGCCCCGCCCCTCGTCGCCATCGCCCGCGTGCTGCACGTGGTCGTGCTGGCCCTCAACCACTCGGCCAACGCCGTGCTGCGGGCCTTCAAGGTCGAGCCGAAGGACGAGGCGACCAGCGCCTACACGGTCGACGAGGTCGCGACCATCGTGGCCCAGTCGCAGCGCGAGGGCATGATCACCGACGCCACCGGCACGGTGCGCGCGGCGTTCGAGTTCACCGAGAAGACCGTCGCGCAGACGGCCGTCCCGATGGACGAGCTCGTCACCTTGCCCGAGGACGCCACGCCGCACGACGTCGAGCGGGCGGTCGCCCAGCGCGGCTTCTCGCGGTACGTGCTGGTCGACGACGGCGGCGACCCCACGGGGTACCTGCACCTCAAGGACGTGATCGACCTCGACGAGGACGAGTTCGCCGACCCGGTGCCGCCGAAGCGCATCCGCCAGCTGATCTCGATCTTCCAGGGCACCGAGCTCGAGGACGCCCTGGCGACGATGCGTCGCAGCGGGGTCCACGTCGCGCGGTCCTTCGACGAGACCGGCGCCACGCGCGGTGTGCTCTTCCTCGAGGACATCCTCGAAGAGCTGATCGGCGAGGTGCAGGACGCGACCCGGCGTCGCTGA
- a CDS encoding NADH:flavin oxidoreductase/NADH oxidase, which produces MTLRGQAFRNRLWVAPMCQYSAELEDGVPTDWHLVHLGSLARGGAGAVIAEATSVTPEGRISPQDLGLWNDAQVEAFRPITAFIRSQGSVPGVQLAHAGRKASTFRPWSETQGTVPAEQGGWTTVAPSAVAFEGYDEPVALTTEAVGDLVEAFRVAARRSVDAGFELIELHAAHGYLLHQFLSPLSNERDDRYGGSLENRARFLLEVVAAVRAEVGDEYPLLVRFSATDWADGGWNEDDTATVAAWAHEAGADLFDISTGGLVAGVSIPVGLGYQVRFAEHVRRQGRVETGAVGLIVGAEQANEVVASGRADVVLMAREFLRDPHFPLRAAAELGVELDYTPPQYQRAPFRVR; this is translated from the coding sequence ATCACCCTGCGCGGCCAGGCCTTCCGCAACCGCCTCTGGGTCGCCCCCATGTGCCAGTACTCGGCCGAGCTCGAGGACGGCGTCCCCACCGACTGGCACCTCGTGCACCTGGGCTCGCTCGCCCGAGGAGGCGCGGGTGCGGTCATCGCCGAGGCCACGTCGGTCACGCCCGAGGGCCGCATCTCGCCGCAGGACCTCGGGCTCTGGAACGACGCGCAGGTCGAGGCGTTCCGCCCGATCACGGCCTTCATCCGCTCGCAGGGCTCCGTGCCCGGCGTGCAGCTCGCCCACGCGGGCCGCAAGGCCTCGACCTTCCGCCCGTGGAGCGAGACGCAGGGCACCGTCCCCGCCGAACAGGGCGGCTGGACCACCGTCGCCCCGTCGGCCGTCGCCTTCGAGGGTTACGACGAGCCCGTCGCCCTGACCACCGAGGCGGTGGGCGACCTCGTCGAGGCGTTCCGTGTCGCCGCGCGCCGCTCGGTCGACGCCGGCTTCGAACTGATCGAGCTGCACGCCGCCCACGGCTACCTGCTGCACCAGTTCCTGTCGCCGCTGAGCAACGAGCGCGACGACCGGTACGGCGGGTCGCTCGAGAACCGTGCGCGGTTCCTGCTCGAGGTCGTCGCAGCCGTCCGCGCCGAGGTCGGCGACGAGTACCCGCTGCTCGTCCGCTTCTCGGCGACCGACTGGGCCGACGGCGGCTGGAACGAGGACGACACCGCCACCGTCGCCGCCTGGGCGCACGAGGCCGGCGCCGACCTGTTCGACATCTCGACCGGCGGCCTCGTCGCCGGCGTGAGCATCCCGGTCGGCCTCGGCTACCAGGTGCGCTTCGCCGAGCACGTCCGTCGCCAGGGCCGCGTCGAGACCGGTGCCGTCGGCCTCATCGTCGGCGCCGAGCAGGCGAACGAGGTCGTGGCCAGCGGTCGCGCCGACGTCGTGCTCATGGCGCGCGAGTTCCTGCGCGACCCGCACTTCCCGCTGCGCGCCGCGGCCGAGCTCGGGGTCGAGCTCGACTACACGCCGCCGCAGTACCAGCGCGCACCGTTCCGCGTGCGCTGA